The genomic stretch TAACTGTTTCTATATCCCCTTCAATATATGTCACATTTTCAGTTTTATCTGCTAAACAAATATTTTCACAGATACTTTGAGGGCGATTAATTTTTAACTGTTGAAAAAAATCGTCATGGGGCTCAACACAAATTCCCTGCCAATTATATTCTGTTTCCAAAACATAGCAACTACTACCTGTTTTTCCATTTGCGGCACCTGCTTCTAAAAAGTAACCGTTTCTTTTATTAGGAAATACATATTCAGCTATCCATCGATCGTTTTTAGTTTCGTTATAGTATGGTATTCTTGAACCGATAATATTCGGTTTAATAGTTGTTGCTAATTCGAGGATTCGGCGATACCAAAATCTAGTTTTTGGATTGTCACCAAGAAAAAACCAAAATTGTCTGAGTTTATCTCTAAGTGTTTGATTATTTGATTGAGGAATTATTTTTGTCTCGTATTCGAGGGTATTTATCTGAGGTTGAGGAGAATTTAAGTCATATCCTAACTTTTTTGATACATCTGAGCAAATTTCCTCAAATTGCTGATGTAATTCTTCTGTCCAATTAGATGATCTCGCTAAAGGATCAAAACCAGTTTTATCGTAAATAGGTTCCCAATGTACATAATCTTTGTCTCCTTTATGGGTGGATGAACCAATTACAGGTAATGAGTTTAAGGCTTTTTCCGTGACTAAGTTTGGTGGGAGTCCAAGAAAATTAAAAATACGATCGCACTCGATCTTAGTATGATTAACCAGATTTTCATATTTAACAATCAGAAAATTATTAGACTTAGATTTCCATTGTTGTTGAAAATCAAGAATTCTTTGTCCACTATCTCTATAGTTTTCCATTGCTTTTTGGTAATCCCAATTAAAACTTTTGACACGAGACTCTGTCATATCTTTTCCATGGCGAATTAAAATGATTAGTTTGCTATCGGGAAATAACTCAAAGAAATTATCTAAACATTGTGTTGAGGGTGTTTTAGTAATATAAAATTTATCTGGATCATCCCCTGTAATGGTATCAAGTAAACCTTTTCCTAAGGAATAAAGTAATTGATTTCTTAATTCATTTCTCTTGATTTCTGGCCAATAATTTTCTAAACGAGAGGAGACAGTTTCTGCATAGGAAACTAAAAAAGAACTATCGGCGATTAACCAATCTTCGGGAGGAGTTTTACTATATTTAGTGCAATTCGGATGTAAAAGTAGCAAACTTTGAAGGAAATTTGTACCACTACGACCGCCAATACCGATAATAAAAACAGTTTTCATTTTTGTAATAGTTTTAATTAAAAGTTACAATAATCTGAAAGTATTATATTGTAAAGAAAATATCAAGATAGTAAATCTAAAATAACTTTAGGAATTTGAGAAATATCTGTGCCTAGTTCTAATATATAGCAGTCCACTTCTTTGACTAATTCAGACATAGTTTGTAACGCCGTTTTTCCCGTTCCTGATAGTTGAAAAAGAGTGCTAGGAGCAAGGGCTTTTAAGGCATTCATGGGGGTAGTTGGCTTAATTTTAGTGTCTTTTCCTCCCATAATTTGCGGTGCTAAAATGGCTTTAATGGGAAAACCTTTAACTATTTTATCTGGGTAATGTTGATGTAAAAAAATCATTGCTTTTTCTTCTTGTGAATAGTTAGGATTAGTAATTAAATCCACTAAGTGAGGAAATCTTTGAAAATCATTTGCACCTCTTAATTTAACGGTGTTGTAAAGACTATAAACATAAGGCTCAGGTTTTCGGGCAATGAGACAATAATCGTCACTGGCATAAGTTAACTCAGAATTGAGACAGGCAAGGGCGGAGGTTGATTTTCCTGAACCACCTTTCCCCGCAATTAGTACTCCTCCTTTAGCTGTGCCAACTGCTCCAGCATGGACATATTGACGATGATGATCTTGAGTCCACCAATTAAGAATTGTTTGTAAAGGTGAGCCATGTTCAAAGTAAGGAATTTGATTGGCGTTTTCTAGCCAATAAACTGCTAAATTTGCTTGTTTATCAAAAAAACTGAGAATATTTGGCCCAATATGATAAGCGGCTAAAATACGATCGCTATTAAACTCCTTAATTTCTTTTCTTGTGTCTAAAAATTCTGGCCAATTAACTTGAATTAACTCTGTAAGAAGGTTAACTAAGAAAGACATTTTTGTATTTGTTGAAACACTATCCCACAAACAAACGGTAAAATCAGGATTATTGACAGATTGGACTTCTAAATGTGCGATGGCAGAAGTAATTTTTTGTATTAAACCTTCACCGGCAAACCGTAAACAGACGATATAGCCTCCAATATCATAAAATCGTTTAATTGAACCTGTAACGGCTTCCGCCGTTTGAAAACTAATATAAACAGCTTGAAAAAAGGCAATACGATCGCTTTCTTGTAATGAAGAATTAGAGTCGATTTTTTGCTGATCAATTAAAGACCATAATAAACCATTAATTTCTTTAATATTCATAATGCTATAAATTTAATATTTGACTTAAAAATTATTTAATCTGAGGTGTTAATTTAACTTTTTTAATCAGAGCTAAATGTTCACGAACTGAATCACGCAAAATCTCTTTTACTAATTGTTGCCATTGAGGTAAATTTATTAAGTAATCTCGATCGAAATCTTGACCTTCTTCTTTACTGATATAGTTAAAAGATTTAATCCAAATATGAAAATTTTGAGAGGGCGAATGAGATGATTTATCCATTGCTTTTTGTAAATATTCCACCATTTTCTTAAAATCACCACTTTGATAAAAACTCCATGCTAACCAAATATATTTACTTTCATAGATTTCATCTTTTAATGGCAAAAGTTCTGGAGGAAAATTTGATAGACTAAAAAATTTATCAAGTCCTTTTAATAAATTCTCTGCTTGTTGTTGAACTTTATTAGTTGTATTTGTGCCATGTTTTCTATATCCTACTGTAACTTTTTTTAACCATTTACCTTCACAACCTTCTAATATTAATCTCGCACCAAGATCAAAATCTTCAGATTGACGTAATTCCTCATCAAATCCCCCAATTTTTACTAACCAATTACGTTTAAATATCATCGCACTAGGGCGTACAGGATTATAGAGTAACCAACTTGCCAGATTAAATTCAGGAACTTGTCGCCAAGGTAATCTTTCTTGTAATTTATTCCCAAATTCATTGACAATTTGCCAACCACTATGAACAAAACCGAGAGAAGATTGAGCTTCAAAATAAGCTATTTGTTCACTTAATTTTGTCGGTAATAAAAAAAAGTCATCGGCATCCAGAAATGCAATTAATTCTCCTTTTGCTTTTTCAATTCCGAAATTACGAGCTTTAGAAGCCCCTTGATTATCTTGATAAAAATAAGAAATTCGGTTTAAATAGGGTTTGATAATCGTTTTAGTATTATCGATCGAACCATCATCAATAACGATAATTTCTAAGTTACTATAAGTTTGACTAAAAACACTTTCTATGGCTTCAATAATGTATTTAGAGCAATTATAAGTAGGAATAACAACACTGAGAAAAGGTTGTTCTTTTAGGTTATTCATGATTGAGTTAATTTTATTTTTTAATTAATATTTGGGTGTTATATTTATTTTTTGTTTCTTCGCTAAATATTGACGAGTTTCTTGTTTTAAAAGATTTTTAATTAGCTGTTGCCATTCTTGGGAAATAATTAAATGTGTTCGGTTAAATTCTTTATTTTCTTCTTTACTGGTAACTTCTAAAAAATTAAGCCAAATACTAATTTTAGATGTGAGAGAATAATCAGAATTACTTAATGCTTTATTAAAATAATTTCCCATTTGTTCTAAATTACCCACATTATAAAAAGTCCATGCTAACCAAGTATATTTATGTTCATAAACCTTATTTTTTAATTGGTGAATTTCTAAAGGAACATCAGGTAAATTAAAAAATTGATCTAACACTTTTTCCACACATTCTGCCCTTTGTTGAGTTTTAAGAGTTGTGTTATTACTATGTTGTCTATAAGCAAGAGTAACTTTTTTTAACCAAACAGCTTTACATCCTTTTAACATTAATCTTAAAATCAGATCGCAGTCTTCAAACTGACGTAAACTATTATCAAATCCTCCTATTTTTAGTAACCAATCACGAGAAAACATCATCCCACTAGGAAGTGCAGGAGGCCCATTCAATAACCAAATATCAAGATTCATGTTAGGAAAATCTTGCCAAGGTTTTTTGTCCTTAATCTTATTACCATTTTCATCAACAATTTGCCAACCACTATGAACAATACCCAAATAAGGCTCTGTTTCAAAATAGGTAACTTGTTCACTTAATTTTGTAGGTAATAAAAAAAAATCATCAGCATCCAGAAATGCAATTAATTCTCCTTTCGCTTTTTCAATTCCAAGATTACGAGCTTTAGAAGCCCCTTGATTCTCTTGATAAAAATAGTAAATTCGGTTTAAATAGGGTTCGATAATGGTTTTAGTATCATCCGTTGAGCCATCATCAATAACGATAATTTCTAGGTTTTGATAACTTTGACTAAAAACACTTTCTATGGCTTCAATAATGTATTTAGAACAATTGTACGTAGGAATAATAATACTAACCAAAAATTTTTTACTTAAATAATTCATAGTAAAATTTAATATTTTATCAATAGTTTTCCTATTCTTAAAAATAGTGATTTAAGTTTAAGTTCACGATGGGAAGCAGGGATACGATAATTGATTAATTCATAATCAGAAATTGGCATTTTAAATAAACTAGATAAAACCCAATCAGGAATTTTTACTTCTAAAATGTTTGATAAAAAACAGAGCATATTTCTCACTGGAATAATTAGCTCATACCTCTGAGTTTTATTCACTAAATCAACCCAATTACAATGATTTTTAATTATCATCATAGCATCAGTTATTTTAGTTGCTGATAGGCGATTATAGTTTTGATTAGCTTTTAAACAACTGATTAAAAAACGATCAACTGAATTTAAAATTTTGGTGGGAATTTTAGCAATATTTTGTTCAGTTGTATTAAGCCAGAGTTGCTCATTTATATATTCTTGAGGTTCAACTGTAAAAATTCTATATTTTAAACAGAGAAGTTGTTGTTGATCATTTTTCCACATTAATTCATTATGTAAAACTTGATTATTCTGAGTTTGCCAACCTAGATTTAATAAAATTTTATTAGCTTTTTCTAAATTTTTTTCTTTGATTAAAATTCCTATATTTTTAATTATTTTATTACCATAATCTTGATAATCATTACTTACTAAGGCTAAATCATCAAAACAAATAAAGTCAATTTTGAAGTCTGCAAAAACTTGGGCTATTTTAAAAAAAGAAGATATAAAAAGTTGATTTTTAGTCCAGTTATAACGATTAATGCCTTTTAATCTTGGCAAATGTTGACTTTCAATTTTATTATCAATTAAATTACGATATAAAAGTCCTAATAAAGAGTTAGATTCAGAGTCTAAAGTATCAATATCTACTAAATTAATCCATTCTCGATAGGCATTAATGGCTTTTTCACCTTTTAATAGTGATGCTTTTAATAATAATTGTTGTTCATGAGTGGGCCAAAATTGATGATTATAAATATTTGCTATCATTTAATTTTCCTCTAAAAAATGAGCATATTTAGTTTGACTAATAGCATTATAAATTTCTTCATAATTTTCGATCGAATCGGAGAGATTATCTGTTGATATACGAGTTAATTTTGCCGTTACGGGAAAACATTTAACTCCTAGATATTCAAAAATTATATTTAAAGTTTCCTGATGGTGTTCTGTGGGTAATAAATGATCTTCATAGGTAATTTCTAAATGAGGAATTTCTTGTAAAAGCTCTTTTTCTTTTTGTAAACTATTTTCCAGATTTTGTATTTCTTCGATCTTTTTGGAGAGTAAAAGATTATTCATCATTTTGTTTTTGATTTCTACGTCGATCGAGGGATGTTTTAATTGCTCTAGCAAAATCTTTCCGTGATTCTTTTTCTCTAATTCCCATATTATTTTTATGAATTCTCCTTTTAGTGACAATTTCAGTGAGCATAGATGTTTTCAGATTTTTGTCTTTTAATTTTAAGTACCAATCAATAAAATCTGCTACTTTTAAAGAGGTATTAAATAAACCGACATAATTAAATACTTCACGTTTAACTAGCATTGTTCCTTTAAAATAACCCGGTATTATTTCGACTCTTATTTTAAGACTTTTTTTCTCTGCTTCGTCTAATTCAGGACTAATAAATTGTTGAACATTACCAAATACTACATCTATTTCTGATTCAGTGTTAAATACTTCCATTTGAAGGTTTAATTTTTCAGGTATCCATAAATCATCGGCATCTAGGAAAGCAATAAAATCTCCTTGACTAAGATTTATTCCATAATTAAGAGTTGCACTAATACCATCATGGGTTTTATAGAAATATTTAATTTGGGGTAAAAAACTTTGAGCAATTTCGGCAGTGCGATCTGTTGAACCATCATCAACGATAATGATTTCAATGGGTTGATAAGTTTGAGCTAAAATACTTTCTATGGTTTCGGCTAAGTACCGATCACCATTATAAACACCGATAATGACGCTGATTAAAGGATTAATTTTGGTCATAGATTTTGTTCTGAATACGTTTACGAGCGATCGATGCTCTGATAATCTGAAATAATTCTTGCTTCATCTCTTTAGTTTGGTAAGATAAATTACTGGAATGTATTCGACGACGGAAAAGAATATCAGGTATTATGTTCATCTTTATTCCTAAATGATTTGCCCGAAAAAACCAATCAGAATCATTCCCATGTTTATACTTAGTGTCAAAGTAACCGACTTCCTCCATTACGGTTTTACGAACTACCAAAGCACTGGTAATATAAGCAGGAATTTTTGAATCTTGACTACTTGTAATTATTGCCCACGAAGGAAATTTATCTACTCCATCTTGAAAATTAACCATGTGACAGATTGTGTAACCTACTTTCGGATTATTCTCTAAATAAGTAACCTGTTGAAATAATTTATCGGGCATCCAAATATCATCAGCATCTAAAAAAGCGAGATATTCTCCTTTTGCTTGATGAATACCAGTATTTTTGGCTTCACCATGCCCTTGATTGATTTGGTAGAAATACCGTACTTGTGGATAAGATTGTGCGATCGTACTTGTCTTATCTGTTGAACCATCGTCAATGACAATAATTTCAAAAGGTTTATAGCTTTGTCTTAATACACTTTCGATGGCTTCTGCTAAATATTTTTCGCCATTATAAACAGGGATAATGGCACTTACCAAATTTTTAATCATTATTTTAATTTTCTACGGGTTGATTTTCCGTTTTAATATTAGGCCATCCTGCCTCTTCGTCAACTTCATGAATAGGATCTAATAATAGTAATTCTTCCATGTCCGTATATTTTTCTAAAGTAGGCAAATCAAAACTTACTTTTTCTATATTTTCGGTTATTAATTCCTCATTTTGATTAACCGTTTCTCGATCGAAATTAACTAAGATTAATCCTTCATTTTTTAAAATATCAATAAATCCTGTCACTGCCCTAGCAATAGTTTCGGTGTCTCCATCATACTGTGCCAAAATTTCTGCTAGAATTTTCTCCGCCGAAAGTTCTCTTTCTACTGCATTCCAAATTTTTGCTCCGGACTTAACGACACTATAATAATCTCCTTTTTCTAAATTGACGATTACAACCTCACCATCGATAGTTTCAGCTACAACTTTAGAGCTATTTACTTGATAACTTTCCATTCTTTAATTTTTCTCCTTAGACTTTTCTCAAACTTGAAAAATTATAAATTACTTCGGTTGAGATTGTTAAATAGATAGATAGTTATTCCGGAAGCATCCAATTTTTGCACTAAGCACAAATACTTAGGGTTTGCTGAAAAAGTCTTTTGATGAGGGAAGGTGTTAGGTTTTAGGTTAAATAATGACAAGCTCTAAGCCCATTATCTAATAACGATTAAACTACAACAATATCTTGATTTGTCATCCCCAATCCAGTATTTAAAGTAGCGATTTGTATTGCCCCCGTTGCACCATTTCCATCGGAATCGAAGAAAAATGCACCATTACTAGAGTTATAGATGAAACGTTGAGAAGATGTGGTTGCCGATGAACCGACACGGAATTGATTTACTGGTAAAGTACCCAAGGATAAACCACCGCTAAAACCATTATGACGAACCAAAATAGTATCATCACTAACGCTAAAGTCTGTAATAGTATCAATTTCCTCATTAACGGAATTAAAACAGAAATAATCACCCCCAGTACCTCCCATAAGACTATCATTTCCTAATTCACCAGTGAGAGTGTCATTACCACCACGGCCATTGAGAGTATCATTTCCTTCTCCACCAGTTAGAAGGTTATTGAAATTATTGCTCGTAAGACTATTATTGAGAGTGTTTCCCGTACCGTTAATATTTGTTGTGCCTTCTAACACCAAATTTTCGACATTTGCTCCTAAAGTATAGGTGATAGTCGATCGAACCGTATCATTACCCTCATTTAACAACTCTACTAAGCTAAGACGCATTGATTTGGTATATAATTTAAGTCAGAAAAGATAAAACTTAGGTGTGATTTATGCCTTCTAAAAATTTTTTGTCAGAGGAAGAAAGAAAGTATCTACAAGATGCTTTAAAAATAGAAAAGAGATCGGAAGTCAGGGAAAGAATTTTAATATTTTTATTAGAGAATGATGGTAAAAATTATCAAGAAATAGCAGTTTTTTTGGGTTGTTCCCCCAAAACGGTGGCTTACTGGGCAGTTATGGTAATCCTAATAATGTAGATTCATTGCAAGATAAAAGAAGAAAAGGAAACCAAACAAAAGCAACGGATAAATATATTGAAAGATTATTAGAAGTAGTTGATAAAAATCCTGAAGATTTTGGATATGATTTTGGTCGATGGACGGGGCAAAGATTATCAGAACATTTGGAAAAAGAAACAGGAATTAAATTAAGCAAATCACAAGTAGTGAGGATATTAAAAAGAAAAAAGTATAGTTATATTTGGGGAAAATATAGTTTAGAAGACAAACAAAATCAAGAACAAAGAAAAGCATTTAAAGAAAAATTAGAACATTACATAGAAATAGGTAAAGAGAATCCTGAGTTAGTTCAAGTATGGTTTTGGGATGGGGCGTTTAAAGTGGCGAACTAAATTCGCCACACAGCCCCTCATGAATGTGGTTTTAGTTTAAGGGTGATAAGAAGAAAAACATGGACGAAAAAAGGAAAAAGAAAAAAGGTGAAGGGAGAAAGAAGAAGAGGAAGAGTAAATATCATGGGAGGAATAAGATATTCGGATAAAAAAAGAAGATGTTTTGTAATAAAAAAAGGTGATTCAGAAACGTTTTGTGAACAATTAAAAAAGTTATGGGAAGAAATAAAAAATGAATGGGTAAGTAAGGGAAATGATGAAAAAGATTTTAAAGAATGTGGTCCGAAAATAATCATAATATTAGACAACGCAAGTTTCCATAAAAAAAAGGAAATAGTAGAAAAAATAGAAAAAAATCTACCGAATATAAGACTAGAATATTTACCGGTATATAGTCCAGATTATAACTTAATAGAATTAGTGTGGCATTCGGCAAAGGAATATATAGCTTATAGAAACTTTGAAAATAAAGAACAGCTAGAAAAAACAGTAAATTACTTATTAAATGAAGGAGGTTTAGTAATTAATTGGAGTAAAAAATTTAAGAATAAGGGTGAATTAATCAATGTAAGTTAAATGCGTCTTAGCTTATGTCCAAAAGCGGTAGTTAAGTTTGTATTGAGACTGGGATTGAGAGAGGCTTTCAGCAGGAGTGCTTCAGCTTGGGCGATAGCTTGACTTAATTGAGTCATAATTTAGTTATTACAGTAACTCAAGATCTATAATTACAACCCTAACACTTTTTTCAGAAATGTAATAAACTATTTGTCCCTCAGATCACGAAATTGTAATAATTTTTTTAATTTGTTCACATTGATTTCCCTCAGCATTGATTTTGGGCGTTTTGATTATTGGGGATTGCTTTGTAACCCCATAATGACGGAGGGTTCGATCACGAAGTGCCACTTTTTAGTGATCGTGTAGCACCCTCTTTAGCGATCGATGTTGCTATAATCTAAGTATGCATATTTTTTAGAGTAATTAATTTATGACAACCACC from Geminocystis sp. NIES-3709 encodes the following:
- a CDS encoding calcium-binding protein, giving the protein MRLSLVELLNEGNDTVRSTITYTLGANVENLVLEGTTNINGTGNTLNNSLTSNNFNNLLTGGEGNDTLNGRGGNDTLTGELGNDSLMGGTGGDYFCFNSVNEEIDTITDFSVSDDTILVRHNGFSGGLSLGTLPVNQFRVGSSATTSSQRFIYNSSNGAFFFDSDGNGATGAIQIATLNTGLGMTNQDIVVV
- a CDS encoding glycosyltransferase; this encodes MNYLSKKFLVSIIIPTYNCSKYIIEAIESVFSQSYQNLEIIVIDDGSTDDTKTIIEPYLNRIYYFYQENQGASKARNLGIEKAKGELIAFLDADDFFLLPTKLSEQVTYFETEPYLGIVHSGWQIVDENGNKIKDKKPWQDFPNMNLDIWLLNGPPALPSGMMFSRDWLLKIGGFDNSLRQFEDCDLILRLMLKGCKAVWLKKVTLAYRQHSNNTTLKTQQRAECVEKVLDQFFNLPDVPLEIHQLKNKVYEHKYTWLAWTFYNVGNLEQMGNYFNKALSNSDYSLTSKISIWLNFLEVTSKEENKEFNRTHLIISQEWQQLIKNLLKQETRQYLAKKQKINITPKY
- a CDS encoding sulfotransferase — protein: MKTVFIIGIGGRSGTNFLQSLLLLHPNCTKYSKTPPEDWLIADSSFLVSYAETVSSRLENYWPEIKRNELRNQLLYSLGKGLLDTITGDDPDKFYITKTPSTQCLDNFFELFPDSKLIILIRHGKDMTESRVKSFNWDYQKAMENYRDSGQRILDFQQQWKSKSNNFLIVKYENLVNHTKIECDRIFNFLGLPPNLVTEKALNSLPVIGSSTHKGDKDYVHWEPIYDKTGFDPLARSSNWTEELHQQFEEICSDVSKKLGYDLNSPQPQINTLEYETKIIPQSNNQTLRDKLRQFWFFLGDNPKTRFWYRRILELATTIKPNIIGSRIPYYNETKNDRWIAEYVFPNKRNGYFLEAGAANGKTGSSCYVLETEYNWQGICVEPHDDFFQQLKINRPQSICENICLADKTENVTYIEGDIETVSAYLSGIQANLEEFKYQGAEVVAKGRKVQKQATTLEALLRKHNAPKVIDYGAFDIEGSELKVLEHFPFDEYTFLALSLECDYQFRLILNKLLTFHGYKQVKNPFNHNMPWEQYYLHQSLLKNF
- a CDS encoding glycosyltransferase; amino-acid sequence: MNNLKEQPFLSVVIPTYNCSKYIIEAIESVFSQTYSNLEIIVIDDGSIDNTKTIIKPYLNRISYFYQDNQGASKARNFGIEKAKGELIAFLDADDFFLLPTKLSEQIAYFEAQSSLGFVHSGWQIVNEFGNKLQERLPWRQVPEFNLASWLLYNPVRPSAMIFKRNWLVKIGGFDEELRQSEDFDLGARLILEGCEGKWLKKVTVGYRKHGTNTTNKVQQQAENLLKGLDKFFSLSNFPPELLPLKDEIYESKYIWLAWSFYQSGDFKKMVEYLQKAMDKSSHSPSQNFHIWIKSFNYISKEEGQDFDRDYLINLPQWQQLVKEILRDSVREHLALIKKVKLTPQIK
- a CDS encoding glycosyltransferase family A protein → MIKNLVSAIIPVYNGEKYLAEAIESVLRQSYKPFEIIVIDDGSTDKTSTIAQSYPQVRYFYQINQGHGEAKNTGIHQAKGEYLAFLDADDIWMPDKLFQQVTYLENNPKVGYTICHMVNFQDGVDKFPSWAIITSSQDSKIPAYITSALVVRKTVMEEVGYFDTKYKHGNDSDWFFRANHLGIKMNIIPDILFRRRIHSSNLSYQTKEMKQELFQIIRASIARKRIQNKIYDQN
- a CDS encoding PqqD family peptide modification chaperone; this encodes MESYQVNSSKVVAETIDGEVVIVNLEKGDYYSVVKSGAKIWNAVERELSAEKILAEILAQYDGDTETIARAVTGFIDILKNEGLILVNFDRETVNQNEELITENIEKVSFDLPTLEKYTDMEELLLLDPIHEVDEEAGWPNIKTENQPVEN
- a CDS encoding nucleotidyltransferase family protein — translated: MIANIYNHQFWPTHEQQLLLKASLLKGEKAINAYREWINLVDIDTLDSESNSLLGLLYRNLIDNKIESQHLPRLKGINRYNWTKNQLFISSFFKIAQVFADFKIDFICFDDLALVSNDYQDYGNKIIKNIGILIKEKNLEKANKILLNLGWQTQNNQVLHNELMWKNDQQQLLCLKYRIFTVEPQEYINEQLWLNTTEQNIAKIPTKILNSVDRFLISCLKANQNYNRLSATKITDAMMIIKNHCNWVDLVNKTQRYELIIPVRNMLCFLSNILEVKIPDWVLSSLFKMPISDYELINYRIPASHRELKLKSLFLRIGKLLIKY
- a CDS encoding glycosyltransferase, which gives rise to MTKINPLISVIIGVYNGDRYLAETIESILAQTYQPIEIIIVDDGSTDRTAEIAQSFLPQIKYFYKTHDGISATLNYGINLSQGDFIAFLDADDLWIPEKLNLQMEVFNTESEIDVVFGNVQQFISPELDEAEKKSLKIRVEIIPGYFKGTMLVKREVFNYVGLFNTSLKVADFIDWYLKLKDKNLKTSMLTEIVTKRRIHKNNMGIREKESRKDFARAIKTSLDRRRNQKQNDE